GATGGTCACGCGGTTTTTTACCTCCTCTATATCCATCTGCACAATAGCAGCCAGCCGCTCGAGACCGTTCATAGTGGCCTCGTTTAGATTGGCCCCTGAGCCAACCACCTGGATGGGCGCCACTTCAGCTTGAATTTCAAAGCCGTTCGATCGCCCGAGTGAGCGCGCTCTTTCCAGCTCTGCTGTAGAGAAGAATCTCGCCAGCGGCGGCAGGTCCTCCAGCAAGGGCAATATGATGGGCCCATCGTTTGCCAACCCTTTCACCACCTCCACCTCCACAGTAACTTCTGCGGACACGTCAGTGGTATGGCCGGCAATCTCGCCGTCTCCTTGCATTGCATGAACGTCGCCCACGACTATGCCGGCTCCCTCCACTTTTACCGGAGCGATCACGATGGCCCCCTGACGTACGCTGTCAATATCCATGTGGGCATCGGTCCTCTTCAACAAATCTCTCTCCGAAATGGCATGCTTATGGGGTGCGCCAATTAGAAAAACCCCAAAGTCACCGGCATTATGGGATGAAGGCATGGTAACAGCAGGCAGTGTCCCGAAGTTTCCTATCATGGGCCGCACTCTGGTAACAATGCCGGCAGGCATATCTGCCAGGGCAAAGACCAGCACCGAGTGGCACGTTGCTCCAGCAGGGGCTCCTGAATAGGCCTCTGCGTTCCTGGCTATTTCCTCTGCCAGCTTTCCAGGTACAGTGAGGCCCACAGTGTGATCATCATCGAAAATCATGGTAAAGCCGTTAGTGACCTCAAATGCTGACACCGGGGTATCACAGTCCAGACAATGGATCGCATCTTTGCCAATGCCCTTCACCACAGTGTGAGGATTTACCTTGCCGCATCCCGGGCATTTCTTGGCAACAAACGGGTCTCCCACAAAACTTCCTTCCCGGGGAGTTTCAGTGCCCGAGGCCGCGGCCCTGGAGGTTATCTTGATCTCTTTGATTTTCAGGGCCACTCCGTCGCCCACTTCTGCACCCGCCACAGCCACTGGACGGCTTATGGTGTGACCACTTTCAATTTCTGGGGTAATCATGGGACCGTAACATGCCGGTTCGGTGCCAGTGACAATCAAGCCCCCATCTCGCACCGGCCCGAGCATCTCGGCATCTGGTCCGATCAGATCTATAAACTCATCAACTTTGACCATATCTTCGCCAGTTGTTGCCATGTCTATCCTCCTTGTTGTTACCTCGAGTCAGGTTCACTGCAGGTCACCCCAGGGCGTAAATCATGGGATTGCCGGGCAAGTAACCCAATAGGTCTGCTTATCCGCTTATAAAAACAACTGAAGCAGAAGGGACAATGAGAGTCAAGGGTCGATATGCCATATTCACGTGGTCGTTTGAGGGTTTTCGCGGTTTACATGCCAGTTGGCAGGATTCCTGAAAATATATCTGAACCGGTGTAGAAAACCCTCATCCCGAATGATGTGTGCGTAATTATTTCACTGCCGGACGGATCACCCAGAAGCGCCGCACAATTGATCGATGTGTTTACAGACAGGGGATTTGAACCCATGGGTGATTGCAGCCAAAACTTTCCATGGCGATTGGCACAACCCCGCAGGGGATGCATTGCATTACGCCCCTGTAGCCTGTTTACCTGGTGTATTCGCTATAAAATATCCTCCCTTATCTGGCACCGTAATTTTCTGGCTTCCATTTTTTCAAGAAGTAAAGGCAGTCTGCCACGGCCCGCGAGATCTTTTCTGGCTCAGCTGGCAAGATCTTCAGCCTGACATAAAATATGCCCTTTCTGGGAGTAAGGGCTATGTGCATAAACTCCTGGGGCTCGAGTCTTCCTGCAACAGCAAGAAACCTGGCCACATCGCCTGTGCGATGTCGGTACATGAGCTCAAATCTCTTGCCGTGCAGCTGCACGTTCTCGCTGTGCAGGCTCTCCTTTTCATAGATGGTGGGCATCCTGTATGAGGGCATGATCTTGCGGATCACATGAATCTCGTTAGTCACCTTTTGCTTCAGATAAAACATTACCTCGACTCTGTCACATCCGGTGGTGATATAGGAGAAGGGAAAGTAGAGCAGACTCTGCCGCGGCAGCATGAACACTGAGGCCGTCACCTTGTCGAAACCCTTGACCTGGAAGTTGCCGGTAAAGCCCAACACGCCCCCCAGCCAGGTATATTCCTGGTCAGTGGGCTCGAGGCTCTCTTCCAGGCACTTGGAGACCCTTTCTATAAGGCGCAGATTCTTTTTGTGGCCATAAAAGTAGGATATGGCCAGGGCCACGGAAAGGCCTAGAATAATGGCAAACAAAGGGTTACTTATCGATATACTCAACGGCCTTTACCCCCGGGTATTTCAAGAATTCCGAGGAAAGTTCGTCGGTAATCTTTTTCTGAATCAGCCAGGCTATAGGGATACAGCCGACACAGGAAGGATTTCTGCTGCGAAAATCGATATTTATCAGTAGTTTACCTGTGCTTTCCTCATAATCAACATTCTTGACAATGCCCAACTCTAAGAGGCTCAAACTACTCTCGGGATCTTTCACCTTCTCGAGCACTGAGACTATCTGTTCTTTACTTGGGATCATACAAGCTCCGAAGCAAAGGATGTGGCGATTTCAAACATCTTATCCCTGGGCGTTGTGCTTTCCCTGAAAAAGGGAATCTCTGTTGACTTGACACCGTTTATTGCAGAAGAGAATTCCGTCGAGTTTTCCTCAGCACTGGAGGAAATTCCCTTTTTGTTGAACACTGCCAGATCAATCTCTATGCCGAGTGAATCAAGATCTGTGATAATCTTCGTTCCCTCTCTCACAGAAAGTTCGTCATAGTTGAGAACAAGGATTCTCTTGCACTTTTGCTGATCACTGAGAATGCTCCATATCTCCTGGGCCAGATTTTCCTGCTCTGCCAGTTGCCTGGTTATGGCATCATCTTCAGATCTATAGGGCAGATCCGGCTCGAGAGCCTCTTTCCCCTTGATATGCACAATCTGGGCACGCCGACTCAGGATCTTGTTTCGCAGCCCCCTTAGCTTTGTCAGCCACATGAGACTAGTTTTCGGCAGGGCAAATATGCGCAGCATAAGTCCAGTTGGAGGGGTATCAATGACAATGTAGTCGACTCTTTCACTCCAGGTATTGAAAAGATGGTGCAAAGCAGCAAGCATTGCGTATTCTTCCATTCCCGGGGAATGCTTCAGCACATCAAACATGTTCTCCAGGTTTATCATCTGAAGATACCTGTAAGTATCCTTCATGCGCTCAGAGGACTCTCTGAGAAACTTTTTCAGATAGCCCTCCACATCAAACTCTTCCACAATAAGAGTATCTGAAACCTTCGCCCTAGACTCTGCTGTCTGTATACCAAGAAAGTCAAACAGATTGTGAGCGGGATCTATGGAGGCAGCAAAGACCCTCCCTGCTGTCTCAGCCAGGTAGGCGGCAAAACTGCCGGCAAGTGTGGTCTTGCCCACACCCCCCTTGCCCAGAAAGAAAAAGACCTTCCGCATCAGCCAAAATCCAGGATATCACACCAATCAGCAAAAATGTCGCCCAGGGTCTCGGAGCGGCAGAGCATCACCCTGATCTCTCTTTCGAGATCCGGCAATAGCATGACACCGAGAAAGGATGGGGGCGCCGGGATCCCCGCCAGCGCCCCCAACATCATTAGAGCAAAGGCATTTTCCAGCTCCTTCAACTCGGCTTCCAGGACAGAAGTGCTGCTGTCCCGCATTCCTCGCATGAAGAGCAACAGTGCTTCCTTGATTTTCAGGAGGATCTCTTTCAAGTTCTCTCTGCTTCCAGCTGCGCCTTCAGTTCTGGTTCCGGCTTGAAGTAATCATATACCAGGAGCAGGTTGAGCAGCAGCATGATCACGGTAATGCCGCCGAGTATCACTGCCTGCACCGGGTTCTTGGCGTAAAAAACCGGTACCGCCACAAAGAGATA
This genomic window from Deltaproteobacteria bacterium contains:
- a CDS encoding acetamidase/formamidase family protein; translated protein: MVKVDEFIDLIGPDAEMLGPVRDGGLIVTGTEPACYGPMITPEIESGHTISRPVAVAGAEVGDGVALKIKEIKITSRAAASGTETPREGSFVGDPFVAKKCPGCGKVNPHTVVKGIGKDAIHCLDCDTPVSAFEVTNGFTMIFDDDHTVGLTVPGKLAEEIARNAEAYSGAPAGATCHSVLVFALADMPAGIVTRVRPMIGNFGTLPAVTMPSSHNAGDFGVFLIGAPHKHAISERDLLKRTDAHMDIDSVRQGAIVIAPVKVEGAGIVVGDVHAMQGDGEIAGHTTDVSAEVTVEVEVVKGLANDGPIILPLLEDLPPLARFFSTAELERARSLGRSNGFEIQAEVAPIQVVGSGANLNEATMNGLERLAAIVQMDIEEVKNRVTITGGIEIGRLPGIVHISMLTPMSRLEEIGIAHLARNQYGL
- a CDS encoding DUF59 domain-containing protein, with the translated sequence MIPSKEQIVSVLEKVKDPESSLSLLELGIVKNVDYEESTGKLLINIDFRSRNPSCVGCIPIAWLIQKKITDELSSEFLKYPGVKAVEYIDK
- a CDS encoding ArsA family ATPase, which encodes MRKVFFFLGKGGVGKTTLAGSFAAYLAETAGRVFAASIDPAHNLFDFLGIQTAESRAKVSDTLIVEEFDVEGYLKKFLRESSERMKDTYRYLQMINLENMFDVLKHSPGMEEYAMLAALHHLFNTWSERVDYIVIDTPPTGLMLRIFALPKTSLMWLTKLRGLRNKILSRRAQIVHIKGKEALEPDLPYRSEDDAITRQLAEQENLAQEIWSILSDQQKCKRILVLNYDELSVREGTKIITDLDSLGIEIDLAVFNKKGISSSAEENSTEFSSAINGVKSTEIPFFRESTTPRDKMFEIATSFASELV